One Deltaproteobacteria bacterium genomic region harbors:
- a CDS encoding 2-oxoacid:acceptor oxidoreductase family protein produces the protein MKRYEIRIAGFGGQGVVTIGKILGVAAALHDKKNAVQTQSYGPESRGGACKSEIVLSDGEIHYPKVRSADVLVALSQTALDVYLKDLKPGGFLIIDPLTVLKEVPRSDIQVVKVPTAEIALKVGNKKFQNMVALGALCQLTGAVSSQALEIAIGESVPPKTLAQNLEAFQKGIEYVR, from the coding sequence ATGAAACGCTATGAAATTCGCATTGCTGGCTTTGGCGGCCAGGGGGTTGTAACAATCGGCAAAATCCTGGGAGTGGCCGCTGCTCTCCACGATAAAAAGAACGCTGTGCAAACCCAATCCTACGGGCCTGAGTCGCGGGGTGGGGCCTGCAAATCGGAAATCGTATTATCCGATGGAGAGATTCATTACCCGAAAGTTCGCTCTGCCGATGTGCTGGTGGCCTTATCCCAAACCGCTCTGGACGTTTACCTTAAAGACCTCAAGCCCGGTGGTTTTTTGATTATCGACCCACTTACGGTTTTAAAGGAAGTTCCCCGTTCAGACATCCAGGTGGTCAAAGTCCCCACTGCCGAGATCGCTCTTAAAGTCGGCAATAAGAAATTTCAAAACATGGTGGCGCTCGGAGCCCTTTGCCAGCTGACGGGGGCCGTCTCTTCCCAGGCCCTGGAGATAGCGATCGGGGAATCCGTCCCTCCCAAGACTCTGGCGCAAAACCTCGAGGCTTTTCAGAAAGG